One window of Anaerolineales bacterium genomic DNA carries:
- a CDS encoding RNA methyltransferase translates to MDLLTSASNPFVKYVRSLRQKKARSESGSFLVEGIHHVGEAVEAGWEVEAILYSPEQLTSNFAKDLLSRARQLNLRIQPVSKVVMESLADKENPQGILAVIKQKRFVFDDLNALERGVALVSPQDPGNLGTILRTMDAVGVESLFLLDGGVELYHPTVIRASMGTIFWKRIIQTSFGDFMAWSRKHNIQVIGTSSRADVDYHTLVPQERWALVLGNEQKGLSSDQSAACDVTVSLPMRGRVSSLNLSVAAGILLYQYAR, encoded by the coding sequence ATGGACCTGCTTACCAGCGCTTCGAACCCGTTTGTCAAATACGTCCGCAGTTTGCGGCAGAAAAAGGCGCGCAGCGAATCCGGTTCCTTCCTCGTGGAAGGCATACACCACGTCGGGGAAGCCGTCGAGGCGGGTTGGGAAGTGGAGGCGATTTTATATTCGCCGGAGCAACTGACCAGCAACTTTGCAAAGGATCTGCTCTCCCGTGCCCGTCAACTCAATTTGAGGATTCAACCCGTATCTAAAGTAGTGATGGAATCTCTTGCAGATAAGGAAAATCCGCAAGGCATTCTGGCGGTCATTAAGCAAAAGCGTTTTGTTTTCGATGATCTGAATGCCCTGGAACGTGGCGTGGCATTGGTCTCACCGCAGGACCCTGGTAATCTTGGTACGATCCTTAGGACAATGGATGCGGTCGGTGTCGAGAGTCTATTTCTGCTCGATGGAGGGGTGGAACTCTATCATCCGACCGTGATCCGTGCGAGCATGGGGACAATATTCTGGAAAAGGATCATTCAAACGTCATTTGGCGATTTCATGGCTTGGTCGCGCAAACACAACATCCAGGTGATCGGCACATCATCCAGGGCAGATGTGGATTATCATACCCTCGTCCCGCAGGAACGCTGGGCGTTGGTGTTGGGGAACGAACAAAAAGGGCTTTCCTCCGATCAATCCGCCGCCTGTGATGTGACCGTTTCCCTGCCCATGCGTGGGAGGGTCAGCTCGTTGAACCTTTCAGTGGCGGCAGGCATATTGCTCTACCAGTATGCGAGATAG
- a CDS encoding SPFH domain-containing protein has protein sequence MARIFDVIEYPNEMNDEIVHRFPEEGFGDFRIGSQVIVRESQSAVFFRDGNALDVFKPGRHTIATANIPKLIDFIGKAFNDRTPFPAEVYFVSRKEFTNKKWGTSAPILVETPGKGLGYLFLQGFGTYSFQVKDPQQFVTQVVGATGSYRTSEIEDRLKTMLVSKLTDVLGEFSNTTQSFASKLSGMNEEVGAAVRSKGKDDFEALGLTLKTFYVGNLKPSTKSAQELRDAGLLDPAIYAQLQAADAMREAANNPSGGAGLTAGIGAGMGIGNIMGQALQGGYQGPGTSAGGGAKIPDIMTPAEAAQVMKVTEDDIMAAIKDGSLKAKKVGKAFRISKDNLEAFMNG, from the coding sequence ATGGCTAGAATTTTTGATGTCATTGAATATCCCAACGAAATGAACGACGAGATCGTGCATCGCTTCCCCGAGGAGGGTTTTGGCGATTTCCGCATCGGTTCACAGGTGATCGTTCGCGAAAGTCAGAGCGCGGTATTTTTCCGTGATGGTAACGCATTGGATGTCTTCAAACCGGGGCGGCACACCATTGCCACGGCGAACATCCCCAAACTGATCGATTTCATTGGCAAGGCTTTCAATGACCGCACGCCTTTCCCCGCCGAGGTGTATTTCGTCTCGAGGAAGGAATTCACCAACAAGAAATGGGGAACATCTGCTCCGATCCTGGTGGAAACTCCTGGAAAGGGTCTCGGTTATTTGTTCTTGCAGGGCTTTGGCACGTATTCCTTCCAGGTGAAGGATCCACAGCAATTCGTGACGCAGGTCGTAGGCGCGACCGGTTCCTACCGCACAAGCGAGATCGAAGACCGGTTGAAGACGATGCTGGTCTCGAAACTTACCGACGTGCTGGGCGAATTCAGCAACACCACCCAAAGCTTCGCCAGCAAGTTGAGCGGCATGAATGAGGAAGTCGGTGCGGCGGTGCGGTCGAAAGGCAAGGATGATTTCGAGGCGCTCGGTCTCACGCTCAAGACATTCTATGTCGGCAACCTAAAACCGAGCACCAAGTCGGCTCAGGAACTGCGCGATGCAGGTCTGCTCGACCCGGCGATCTACGCTCAGTTGCAGGCGGCAGACGCGATGCGCGAAGCGGCGAACAATCCAAGCGGAGGCGCAGGTCTCACTGCAGGCATTGGCGCTGGCATGGGGATCGGAAATATCATGGGGCAGGCGCTTCAAGGCGGCTATCAAGGTCCCGGAACTTCGGCTGGAGGCGGCGCAAAGATTCCCGATATCATGACCCCGGCTGAGGCGGCGCAAGTGATGAAGGTGACGGAAGACGACATCATGGCAGCGATCAAGGATGGCAGCCTGAAAGCCAAGAAGGTTGGCAAGGCTTTCCGCATTAGCAAGGATAATCTTGAAGCTTTCATGAATGGCTAA
- a CDS encoding acyltransferase, whose translation MIKLQNIQALRGIAVLSVVLFHLVVIEKKYGGTNTILPDWLRFGMFGVDLFFVISGFVMVTVTRGKFRELKQSLLFLYHRVSRIYPLYWVYTTLALIVFIVQPSWVNSAQGNQVNIVASYLLIPSNLLPIVLVGWTLIHEMYFYIVLFFILLLFPERLLVPALLIWGAIIVFFHSPGGNPFEFVIFHPLTLEFIAGCLLAVHYHNYKEIRANGILLFVIAGIALIAAVFGYIHYNNVTGLLPLEWSEALYYGVPATVIVFCVTHAERNGTVLSPFLIQTGNASYSIYLSHLFTVNVVGRVWSLFAIDPIIDNLIGLSAAFVLALVVGFISYRFIETPLLKLTRRSI comes from the coding sequence ATGATCAAACTTCAAAACATCCAGGCTTTGCGGGGGATCGCCGTGCTCTCCGTCGTGCTATTCCATCTGGTGGTTATCGAAAAAAAATACGGGGGGACGAATACCATCCTCCCAGACTGGCTGCGATTCGGCATGTTCGGCGTGGACCTTTTCTTCGTAATCAGCGGGTTTGTGATGGTCACAGTGACCCGCGGGAAGTTCCGTGAGCTGAAACAAAGTCTGCTCTTCCTTTACCACCGGGTTTCCCGAATCTATCCCCTTTATTGGGTGTACACCACGCTGGCGCTGATCGTATTCATCGTCCAGCCCTCATGGGTGAACAGCGCGCAGGGAAACCAGGTGAACATCGTCGCCTCCTATTTGCTCATTCCAAGCAACCTACTCCCAATCGTTCTGGTCGGATGGACGTTGATCCATGAAATGTATTTCTACATCGTTTTGTTTTTCATCCTGCTCCTTTTCCCGGAAAGGTTACTCGTTCCCGCACTCTTGATCTGGGGGGCGATCATCGTGTTTTTCCATTCGCCAGGCGGGAATCCGTTCGAATTCGTGATTTTTCACCCATTGACCCTTGAATTCATTGCCGGGTGCCTGCTCGCTGTGCATTATCATAATTATAAAGAAATCAGGGCGAACGGGATTTTGTTGTTTGTCATTGCCGGAATCGCCTTGATCGCGGCAGTATTTGGCTATATCCACTACAATAATGTGACGGGGCTCTTGCCGCTCGAATGGTCGGAGGCTTTGTATTACGGAGTCCCCGCAACAGTGATCGTCTTTTGCGTCACCCACGCCGAGCGAAATGGAACTGTCCTTTCACCTTTTTTGATACAAACGGGGAATGCTTCATATTCGATCTATCTTTCCCATCTCTTTACCGTGAACGTTGTGGGTAGGGTGTGGAGTCTTTTCGCAATCGATCCAATCATTGACAATCTCATCGGTTTGAGCGCGGCTTTCGTTCTCGCCTTGGTCGTCGGGTTCATCAGTTACCGGTTTATCGAAACCCCCCTGTTGAAACTTACCAGGCGATCCATCTGA
- a CDS encoding NAD(P)H-hydrate dehydratase, translating into MKLVTVTQMRAIEREADAAGLSYSQMMENAGRGLAEIVHSLGNENGWDSVMGVVGSGNNGGDTLVALSWLAEAGWRTHAYLVNRKTADDLLIVRYLESGGELTQFSADTGRESLLPFLEGSDILLDGLLGTGFKLPLKNEAALFLRETSLILQKLEDPPFVIAVDCPSGVDCDTGACADETLRADLTITMAAVKQGLLKFPAFEHIGNLELVDIGLPDELDSWKIMDADVADPKLAACLLPERDPASHKGTFGTALVTAGSISYSGAALLAGKAACKVGTGLVTMAVPEPLHNALAGHLPEATWIILPHEHGFISEGAAYHVSDGLERATAILIGPGFGSKHTTKLFIEHLLPSLELPAVFDADGLRHLASIPDWHEKIKQTAVLTPHPGEMSAMTGLSRAAIQSNRQEIVGKYANEWGHVVVLKGAFTVIAAPDGRKTIIPVATPALAHAGTGDVLAGIIVGLLAQGLKAYESAVAGAYIHAQAGLRAADLLGTTASVLAGDVLDCVSDVIAELEEFT; encoded by the coding sequence ATGAAACTTGTCACGGTCACCCAAATGCGCGCCATCGAAAGGGAAGCCGACGCGGCAGGCCTTTCGTATTCGCAAATGATGGAAAACGCTGGGCGGGGCCTCGCAGAGATCGTCCATTCGTTGGGAAATGAAAACGGGTGGGATTCCGTCATGGGCGTTGTCGGGTCGGGGAATAACGGCGGCGACACGCTTGTTGCCCTTTCGTGGCTTGCCGAAGCAGGCTGGCGTACACATGCATATCTCGTCAACCGTAAAACTGCCGACGATCTGCTCATCGTACGCTATCTTGAATCCGGGGGCGAACTGACCCAGTTTTCCGCCGATACAGGCCGGGAATCTCTGCTCCCTTTTTTGGAAGGCTCAGACATTCTGCTGGATGGCCTGCTTGGGACGGGATTCAAACTTCCGTTAAAGAATGAGGCGGCGCTTTTCCTCCGTGAAACTTCGTTAATCCTCCAAAAGTTGGAGGACCCGCCTTTTGTCATTGCCGTGGATTGTCCCTCCGGGGTCGATTGCGATACCGGCGCTTGCGCGGATGAAACCTTGAGAGCTGACCTGACCATTACCATGGCTGCGGTCAAACAGGGTTTATTAAAATTTCCCGCATTCGAACATATCGGAAATCTCGAACTTGTTGACATTGGTCTGCCTGATGAACTCGACAGTTGGAAAATCATGGATGCCGATGTGGCGGACCCGAAGTTGGCTGCTTGTTTGTTGCCGGAACGAGACCCCGCCTCTCACAAAGGGACGTTTGGTACGGCCCTCGTGACAGCGGGTTCCATATCCTATTCAGGAGCGGCTTTGCTTGCAGGCAAAGCCGCCTGCAAAGTCGGAACGGGACTCGTGACAATGGCTGTTCCCGAGCCATTGCATAATGCGCTTGCGGGTCATCTTCCCGAAGCGACCTGGATCATCCTGCCACATGAGCATGGTTTCATATCAGAAGGAGCGGCATATCATGTGTCGGATGGTCTTGAGCGCGCTACGGCAATCCTGATCGGACCGGGGTTTGGGAGCAAACACACCACAAAATTGTTCATTGAACATCTCCTGCCATCTCTCGAACTCCCGGCCGTTTTCGACGCAGACGGCTTGCGGCATCTCGCCTCCATACCCGACTGGCATGAAAAAATAAAACAAACCGCGGTTCTCACTCCGCATCCCGGCGAAATGTCTGCCATGACAGGTTTATCGCGCGCAGCGATCCAATCGAATCGCCAAGAAATTGTGGGAAAATATGCAAACGAGTGGGGTCATGTTGTCGTATTGAAAGGCGCGTTTACAGTAATCGCCGCGCCGGATGGACGAAAGACCATTATTCCTGTTGCAACACCGGCGCTTGCTCATGCCGGGACAGGCGATGTGTTGGCGGGAATCATTGTTGGGCTACTCGCGCAGGGTTTGAAGGCTTATGAATCCGCGGTCGCAGGCGCTTACATCCATGCCCAGGCGGGTCTCCGCGCCGCAGACCTGCTCGGCACCACAGCTTCAGTGCTGGCAGGTGATGTGTTGGATTGCGTTTCTGATGTGATTGCGGAACTTGAGGAATTTACTTGA
- a CDS encoding XdhC family protein — MTSIYQALSELERTNQPAALCTVVKSEGSTPRHVGSKMLVYPDGKFVGTVGGGDLEHRVLDEAWMAMSDGKPRYLHYNMSDPSRGDPGVCGGQVEVFVEPILPAPTLVVIGAGHVGKAVVHLAKWLGFRVAVSDDREEFCTPEATPGADEYLPIEMGKLAESLKITNRTYLVVTSRGSSVDAQGLPGLLKSDAAYIGVIGSKRRWATTVKALKEKGVADDLIAKVHSPMGLELQAETPEEIAVSIMAEVLMLRDKGTGKQMGKR, encoded by the coding sequence ATGACATCCATCTACCAAGCCTTATCTGAACTCGAAAGAACGAATCAACCCGCCGCGCTATGCACCGTGGTGAAGAGCGAAGGTTCCACGCCGCGTCATGTGGGCAGCAAAATGCTCGTTTACCCGGATGGCAAATTCGTCGGAACCGTCGGCGGCGGAGACTTGGAACACCGCGTCCTCGATGAAGCATGGATGGCGATGAGCGATGGGAAACCGCGGTATCTGCACTACAACATGTCCGACCCATCGCGCGGAGACCCCGGCGTTTGTGGCGGCCAAGTGGAGGTGTTTGTGGAACCGATCCTTCCGGCTCCGACCCTTGTCGTGATCGGCGCGGGTCATGTTGGGAAAGCTGTCGTTCACCTCGCCAAGTGGCTGGGATTCAGGGTTGCCGTCAGCGACGACCGAGAAGAATTTTGTACCCCCGAAGCAACCCCCGGCGCGGATGAATACCTCCCCATCGAGATGGGAAAATTGGCAGAGTCGCTCAAGATCACGAATCGAACCTATTTGGTTGTGACAAGTCGCGGGTCCAGCGTGGATGCGCAAGGTTTGCCAGGTCTGCTGAAATCGGATGCGGCATATATCGGCGTCATCGGTTCGAAACGCCGCTGGGCAACCACCGTCAAAGCGCTGAAAGAAAAAGGTGTAGCCGATGATTTGATCGCAAAGGTCCATTCGCCGATGGGTCTTGAACTGCAGGCGGAAACGCCGGAAGAGATCGCCGTCAGTATCATGGCGGAAGTGTTGATGCTGAGAGACAAAGGAACGGGAAAACAGATGGGAAAGCGGTAG
- a CDS encoding xanthine dehydrogenase family protein, with the protein MESVGTSLNRIDALGKVTGESQYSGDRAMTGMLFMKVLMAERPHARVLDIRIDKALASPGVVAVYTAKDLPVNEYGLQIPDQPVLCGPGADKPYTDIVRFVGDQVAVVVAENEAQAAVAIKLIEVDYEDLPPLTDPVTAMRPDAPLLHPDRGDTNVCVHYKIRKGDVDDGFNKADVIVEGEYHTPVQEHAYLQPEAGLAYIDEEGRIVVESAGQWTHADRKSIAHALDLPEEQVRVIYPAIGGAFGGREDLSVQIVLALAVMKLKRPVKIIWSRRESIIGHGKRHAVILRAKWGATKDGKLVAVQNEIIGDGGAYMYTTNKVLGNSSITSTGPYAVPNVKTDVYGVYTNNIPGAAFRGFGAPQALFMAETQMNKLAEKLGMDPVEFRLKNALRDGDTLGVGTPTPNPTSIVQCIEAARDEFKWKRTAKRKAKTLDAKKLKGIVKGRGFAAGFKNVGFSFGYKENCWAKIEIHGNTEMERVVLHHAGAEVGQGFQTVMVQVASQILGVPISMIEMKTSDSATQGNPGSASASRLTFMAGNSVKGAAEAALEKWKAEERPAIAEFQYFAPPTTPMDKETGYSMPNFQYAYVAQAVDVEVDTETGHVRVKRIISADDVGKAINPDLVVSQIEGGIVQAHGYAVMEEFKTKDGRVLTDQFSTYLLPTILDIPEKVESVLVEVPDPNGPWGARGMGELPYLPVAPAIAAAIHDATGVWIDEFPFAPERVLRALGKIN; encoded by the coding sequence ATCGAATCAGTAGGAACTTCTCTCAACCGCATCGATGCGCTTGGCAAGGTCACAGGCGAATCGCAATACTCTGGCGATCGTGCCATGACAGGCATGCTATTCATGAAAGTACTGATGGCTGAGCGTCCTCATGCGCGCGTCCTGGATATTCGAATTGACAAAGCGCTGGCATCGCCCGGTGTCGTCGCGGTCTACACAGCGAAAGACCTGCCTGTAAATGAATATGGCTTGCAGATTCCCGACCAACCGGTATTATGCGGTCCCGGCGCGGACAAACCATACACAGACATCGTCCGTTTTGTCGGGGACCAGGTGGCAGTCGTCGTCGCAGAGAATGAAGCGCAAGCCGCCGTAGCGATAAAGCTTATAGAAGTGGATTACGAAGACCTCCCGCCTCTCACGGACCCGGTCACTGCGATGCGCCCCGATGCGCCTCTCCTCCACCCGGACCGGGGCGACACGAACGTATGCGTTCATTATAAAATCCGCAAAGGGGATGTAGACGACGGCTTCAATAAAGCGGACGTCATTGTCGAAGGCGAGTATCACACACCGGTGCAGGAACATGCTTATCTTCAGCCGGAGGCGGGCTTGGCTTACATCGACGAAGAAGGAAGGATTGTCGTCGAAAGTGCCGGTCAATGGACTCACGCCGACCGCAAGTCAATCGCCCACGCATTGGATTTGCCCGAGGAACAGGTGCGCGTCATTTATCCTGCCATCGGCGGAGCGTTCGGCGGGCGCGAAGACCTTTCGGTGCAGATCGTGCTTGCGTTGGCTGTGATGAAATTGAAAAGACCGGTGAAGATCATATGGTCGCGCCGCGAATCGATCATTGGCCACGGCAAACGGCATGCTGTCATCCTGCGCGCCAAATGGGGCGCGACGAAAGACGGCAAGCTGGTCGCGGTTCAAAATGAGATCATCGGCGACGGCGGCGCGTACATGTACACAACGAACAAAGTGCTCGGTAATTCCAGCATAACCTCCACAGGACCGTATGCAGTACCGAACGTCAAAACCGATGTGTACGGCGTTTACACAAACAATATCCCCGGTGCGGCTTTCCGCGGATTCGGCGCACCGCAGGCTTTGTTCATGGCAGAAACACAGATGAACAAACTCGCGGAAAAACTTGGCATGGATCCGGTGGAGTTCCGTTTAAAGAACGCCTTGCGGGACGGCGACACCCTCGGAGTCGGCACACCGACCCCGAACCCAACAAGCATTGTCCAATGCATAGAAGCGGCGCGGGATGAATTCAAGTGGAAGAGAACGGCAAAACGAAAAGCGAAAACACTGGACGCAAAAAAATTGAAAGGAATCGTGAAAGGCCGCGGATTCGCCGCGGGATTCAAGAACGTCGGTTTTTCCTTCGGCTATAAGGAAAATTGCTGGGCAAAAATCGAGATACACGGAAATACCGAGATGGAACGTGTCGTGCTCCACCATGCGGGCGCTGAAGTTGGGCAGGGTTTCCAAACCGTCATGGTGCAGGTCGCATCTCAAATCCTCGGTGTGCCGATCAGCATGATCGAAATGAAGACCTCCGACTCGGCGACACAGGGAAACCCGGGCTCGGCATCGGCGTCGCGTCTAACTTTTATGGCGGGCAACTCCGTCAAAGGTGCGGCGGAAGCGGCGCTGGAAAAATGGAAGGCGGAGGAAAGACCCGCAATCGCCGAGTTCCAATACTTTGCCCCGCCGACAACCCCGATGGATAAGGAAACCGGCTATTCGATGCCGAATTTTCAATATGCGTATGTGGCGCAAGCAGTGGATGTGGAGGTGGATACCGAGACCGGGCATGTACGCGTGAAACGAATCATCTCGGCAGACGATGTTGGGAAAGCCATCAACCCGGACCTGGTCGTCAGTCAGATCGAGGGCGGCATTGTGCAGGCGCACGGCTACGCAGTGATGGAAGAATTCAAGACGAAGGACGGGCGCGTATTGACCGACCAATTTAGCACCTACCTTTTACCGACCATTCTCGATATTCCTGAAAAGGTGGAATCTGTTTTGGTGGAAGTGCCGGACCCGAACGGTCCGTGGGGCGCGCGAGGCATGGGCGAACTTCCCTACCTGCCAGTGGCTCCAGCCATTGCCGCTGCGATTCACGATGCGACCGGTGTGTGGATTGACGAGTTCCCATTCGCGCCGGAACGGGTCCTGCGCGCGTTGGGGAAGATCAATTAA